The Rhododendron vialii isolate Sample 1 chromosome 8a, ASM3025357v1 genome has a window encoding:
- the LOC131336163 gene encoding protein EXPRESSION OF TERPENOIDS 1-like: MAGFFSLGGGSRGTTSTTTTPQNHHQSNEINPESWFLYTRNNNNTPTNEEDTTASISYNKGFELWQHQHHHHHHHHHEQQEEEQIHRHQHPTLHDLYSSVAGGGGGLAMEVGPSRGGFDIGDDQNSRSAAAILMMRSTSGASGGTISCQDCGNQAKKDCVHMRCRTCCKSRGFQCQTHVKSTWVPAAKRRERQHQLASLQQQEQNQHQHQHQQLQQERENASKRMREIPGPNSSLICTRVVPHNASGGMEVGNFPPEVSSPAVFRCVRVSSIGDAEDQYAYQTAVNIGGHVFKGILLDQGPESQYLPGESSSGTAPGGLNLIGAAHSANTTTAVGSPATPFLDPSLFPAPLYTFMSGTQFFPHQRS, encoded by the exons ATGGCTGGGTTCTTCTCTCTAGGTGGAGGATCAAGAGGAACAACatcaaccaccaccaccccgcAAAACCATCATCAAAGCAACGAAATCAACCCCGAGAGCTGGTTCCTTTATACCAGAAATAACAACAATACTCCTACTAATGAAGAAGATACTACTGCTAGTATTTCCTACAACAAGGGTTTCGAGCTATGGCAacatcaacaccaccaccaccaccaccaccaccacgaacaacaagaagaagaacaaattCATCGCCACCAGCACCCGACGTTGCACGATCTTTACTCTTCAGTGgcgggtggtggtggtggtctaGCTATGGAAGTGGGGCCGAGCCGGGGCGGGTTTGACATCGGAGACGATCAGAATTCCAGATCTGCTGCTGCAATCTTAATGATGAGATCAACTAGTGGTGCTAGTGGTGGGACAATTAGTTGCCAAGACTGCGGGAATCAAGCAAAGAAAGACTGTGTGCACATGAGGTGTAGGACTTGTTGCAAGAGCCGAGGGTTTCAGTGTCAAACTCATGTCAAGAGCACATGGGTTCCTGCTGCCAAAAGGCGAGAACGGCAACATCAACTCGCTTCTTTGCAGcaacaagaacaaaatcaaCATCAACATCAACATCAACAACTGcagcaggagagagagaatgccagCAAAAGGATGAGAGAGATTCCCGGCCCTAATTCCTCCCTCATCTGCACTCGCGTGGTACCCCACAACGCTTCAG GAGGGATGGAGGTGGGAAATTTCCCACCAGAAGTGAGTTCACCGGCGGTGTTTCGGTGTGTACGAGTTAGCTCCATTGGCGATGCTGAGGACCAGTACGCGTATCAGACGGCTGTGAACATCGGAGGACACGTGTTTAAGGGTATTCTGTTGGATCAAGGCCCCGAAAGCCAGTACCTGCCTGGGGAAAGCTCCTCTGGTACTGCACCCGGTGGACTTAATCTCATCGGAGCCGCCCACTCCGCCAACACAACCACCGCCGTGGGTTCCCCCGCGACCCCGTTTCTTGACCCCTCTCTTTTCCCGGCTCCCCTTTACACTTTCATGTCTGGTACGCAATTCTTCCCTCACCAAAGATCTTGA